The Streptomyces sp. M92 nucleotide sequence TGCGGACGTTGTGACCGGCGTGACCGGCGTGACCGGCGTGACCGGCGTGACGGGAGTGACGGAAGTGACGGAGGTGTCGGCACCGGCCCCGGGCACCGGCTCTGCCGCGCGGGCTCCCCAGCGTTCCCTGTGATCGCGCCGGGACGCATACTCGGGGGGTGACCGCGTACGAGCCCCCCGGTGCCCCCGGCGCCGGCACCGATCCCGCGCCGGGCGCGGCCCTCGTCGGGTACGACGCCGTCGTACTCGCCGGCGGTGCCGCCCGGCGGCTCGGCGGTGCCGACAAACCCGGCCTGCGCGTGGGCGGGCGGGCGCTGCTGGACCGGGTGCTCGCCGCCTGCGCCGGAGCGCGGCGCACCGTCGTCGTGGCTGCCCCGCGACCCACCGCGCGCCCGGTGACCTGGGCGCGCGAGGACCCGCCGGGCGGCGGACCGCTGGCCGCCCTCGCCGCCGGCCTCGCACACACCACGGCCGAGTACGTCGTGGTCCTCTCCGCAGACCTGCCGTTCCTGGCCGGCCCCACCGTCGGACGCCTGCTGTCCGCCCTCGCCGCGAGCGACGCCGACGGAGTCCTGCTCACCGACGCCGACGGCCGCGACCAGCCCCTCGTCGCCGCCTACCGCGCGTCCGCGCTGCGCCGCGAACTGGCCGCGCTCACCCGGGACCGGGGAGACGGGACGGGCCGGGCGGGCCTCACCGGGCTGCCCCTGCGCCGGCTGACCGGCGCCCTCCGCCTCACCCGTGTCCCCGACGCGGTCGCCTCGTTCGACTGCGACACCTGGGACGACCTCGCCACCGCAAGGGCACGCATCAGGGAGCATGGTCACGTGTTGGATGAATGGATCTCCGCAGCCAAGGACGAGTTGGGCATCGACCTCGACGTCGACACCGGCCTCCTGCTCGACCTCGCCCGGGACGCCGCCCACGGGGTGGCCAGGCCCGCGGCGCCGCTGACCACCTTCCTCGTCGGCTACGCGGCCGGCCGGGCCGGGGGCGGCCCCGAGGCCGTCGCCGAGACCGCC carries:
- a CDS encoding NTP transferase domain-containing protein translates to MTAYEPPGAPGAGTDPAPGAALVGYDAVVLAGGAARRLGGADKPGLRVGGRALLDRVLAACAGARRTVVVAAPRPTARPVTWAREDPPGGGPLAALAAGLAHTTAEYVVVLSADLPFLAGPTVGRLLSALAASDADGVLLTDADGRDQPLVAAYRASALRRELAALTRDRGDGTGRAGLTGLPLRRLTGALRLTRVPDAVASFDCDTWDDLATARARIREHGHVLDEWISAAKDELGIDLDVDTGLLLDLARDAAHGVARPAAPLTTFLVGYAAGRAGGGPEAVAETARKAAALAGRWAEEAAAAETPPAPPRAGQPDVAPDATPDTRPDAR